The following are encoded in a window of Megalopta genalis isolate 19385.01 chromosome 6, iyMegGena1_principal, whole genome shotgun sequence genomic DNA:
- the LOC117223913 gene encoding uncharacterized protein LOC117223913 isoform X2: MFVNGPDTTLHKRLFLLMGLWPTAYPRLQIARKLIFYLLTLAGLLSELSLLFSPEHDFSDTLCILSIFLTHLIVMIQYISYHLYVGNVRTMFAGIRLDWELMKDNTEDTEVLLLSASCYFILIRTPTYFVYHIPERLAQLSLYSYLAKHLGRKIYNHAVGFFAATILAVTVYVWIATETCFLLLSEHACALFKIVGRMLKHVHEISFGKDCTSKRNGRIRSKICWAVRVHVKTIKFVNNVWDTFGYSYNVVIPVGIAALSMALLNLCNALRAMNFGLATMSIFVATSFLVYAVFGTICGQRVIDHSFNILYDAYCSSWYECPPEIQKFYILILQRATKHCTYSKKGIFVSSFEGLTSVKRDHARIIIHVSSNPASRKPASPFILDVQYDADAFYALPSSERISNRKNRRNASEKQTDS, encoded by the exons ATGTTCGTGAACGGTCCCGACACCACGCTCCACAAACGGCTGTTCCTGCTGATGGGCCTATGGCCCACCGCCTATCCGCGGCTTCAGATCGCCCGGAAGCTCATCTTCTATCTGCTGACGCTGGCCGGCTTGCTCTCCGAG TTGTCACTGCTTTTCTCGCCCGAACATGATTTCAGCGACACGCTGTGCATCCTGTCGATTTTTCTAACGCATTTGATTGTCATGATCCAGTACATCAGCTACCATCTTTACGTTGGAAAC GTTAGAACAATGTTCGCCGGGATTCGACTCGACTGGGAATTAATGAAGGACAATACGGAGGACACGGAAGTATTAC TACTCAGCGCTTCGTGTTATTTCATCTTAATAAGAACGCCGACGTACTTCGTGTACCATATACCCGAAAGACTGGCACAGCTTTCTCTCTACTCTTACCTGGCCAAACATCTTGGACGTAAAATTTACAACCACGCCGTCGGCTTTTTCGCGGCTACGATCTTGGCCGTCACTGTCTACGTATGGATTGCGACGGAGACCTGTTTCCTTCTATTGTCGGAACACGCGTGCGCATTATTCAAAATCGTGGG GCGAATGTTGAAACACGTGCACGAGATAAGTTTCGGGAAAGATTGTACGTCGAAGCGAAACGGTAGAATCCGTTCGAAAATATGTTGGGCGGTTCGCGTGCACGTGAAGACAATCAA GTTCGTGAACAACGTGTGGGATACTTTCGGCTATAGTTACAACGTGGTAATTCCTGTCGGCATTGCTGCGCTGAGCATGGCTCTGCTGAAC CTGTGCAATGCTCTAAGAGCGATGAATTTCGGACTCGCAACGATGTCGATATTTGTGGCCACCTCTTTCCTCGTTTACGCAGTTTTCGGAACAATTTGTGGGCAAAGAGTGATCGATCATAGCTTTAATATTCTCTACGATGC ATACTGCTCAAGCTGGTACGAGTGCCCTCCCGAGATACAAAAGTTCTACATCTTAATTTTACAGCGAGCCACGAAACACTGCACGTACAGTAAGAAGGGCATCTTCGTGTCATCGTTCGAAGGGCTCACATCGGTAAAAAGAGATCACGCTCGTATTATTATTCACGTATCGTCGAATCCTGCGTCGCGTAAACCGGCGTCTCCTTTCATTTTAGATGTGCAATACGATGCTGACGCTTTTTATGCTCTTCCTTCATCTGAGAGAATAAGTAACAGAAAGAATCGACGCAACGCGAGCGAGAAGCAAACCGATAGTTAA
- the LOC117223913 gene encoding uncharacterized protein LOC117223913 isoform X3: protein MFVNGPDTTLHKRLFLLMGLWPTAYPRLQIARKLIFYLLTLAGLLSELSLLFSPEHDFSDTLCILSIFLTHLIVMIQYISYHLYVGNVRTMFAGIRLDWELMKDNTEDTEVLRKYSSRVCALTIGIGLLSASCYFILIRTPTYFVYHIPERLAQLSLYSYLAKHLGRKIYNHAVGFFAATILAVTVYVWIATETCFLLLSEHACALFKIVGRMLKHVHEISFGKDCTSKRNGRIRSKICWAVRVHVKTIKFVNNVWDTFGYSYNVVIPVGIAALSMALLNLCNALRAMNFGLATMSIFVATSFLVYAVFGTICGQRVIDHSFNILYDAYCSSWYECPPEIQKFYILILQRATKHCTYSKKGIFVSSFEGLTSMCNTMLTLFMLFLHLRE from the exons ATGTTCGTGAACGGTCCCGACACCACGCTCCACAAACGGCTGTTCCTGCTGATGGGCCTATGGCCCACCGCCTATCCGCGGCTTCAGATCGCCCGGAAGCTCATCTTCTATCTGCTGACGCTGGCCGGCTTGCTCTCCGAG TTGTCACTGCTTTTCTCGCCCGAACATGATTTCAGCGACACGCTGTGCATCCTGTCGATTTTTCTAACGCATTTGATTGTCATGATCCAGTACATCAGCTACCATCTTTACGTTGGAAAC GTTAGAACAATGTTCGCCGGGATTCGACTCGACTGGGAATTAATGAAGGACAATACGGAGGACACGGAAGTATTACGTAAATATTCGAGCCGCGTGTGTGCATTAACTATAGGAATCGGAT TACTCAGCGCTTCGTGTTATTTCATCTTAATAAGAACGCCGACGTACTTCGTGTACCATATACCCGAAAGACTGGCACAGCTTTCTCTCTACTCTTACCTGGCCAAACATCTTGGACGTAAAATTTACAACCACGCCGTCGGCTTTTTCGCGGCTACGATCTTGGCCGTCACTGTCTACGTATGGATTGCGACGGAGACCTGTTTCCTTCTATTGTCGGAACACGCGTGCGCATTATTCAAAATCGTGGG GCGAATGTTGAAACACGTGCACGAGATAAGTTTCGGGAAAGATTGTACGTCGAAGCGAAACGGTAGAATCCGTTCGAAAATATGTTGGGCGGTTCGCGTGCACGTGAAGACAATCAA GTTCGTGAACAACGTGTGGGATACTTTCGGCTATAGTTACAACGTGGTAATTCCTGTCGGCATTGCTGCGCTGAGCATGGCTCTGCTGAAC CTGTGCAATGCTCTAAGAGCGATGAATTTCGGACTCGCAACGATGTCGATATTTGTGGCCACCTCTTTCCTCGTTTACGCAGTTTTCGGAACAATTTGTGGGCAAAGAGTGATCGATCATAGCTTTAATATTCTCTACGATGC ATACTGCTCAAGCTGGTACGAGTGCCCTCCCGAGATACAAAAGTTCTACATCTTAATTTTACAGCGAGCCACGAAACACTGCACGTACAGTAAGAAGGGCATCTTCGTGTCATCGTTCGAAGGGCTCACATCG ATGTGCAATACGATGCTGACGCTTTTTATGCTCTTCCTTCATCTGAGAGAATAA
- the LOC117223913 gene encoding uncharacterized protein LOC117223913 isoform X1 — translation MFVNGPDTTLHKRLFLLMGLWPTAYPRLQIARKLIFYLLTLAGLLSELSLLFSPEHDFSDTLCILSIFLTHLIVMIQYISYHLYVGNVRTMFAGIRLDWELMKDNTEDTEVLRKYSSRVCALTIGIGLLSASCYFILIRTPTYFVYHIPERLAQLSLYSYLAKHLGRKIYNHAVGFFAATILAVTVYVWIATETCFLLLSEHACALFKIVGRMLKHVHEISFGKDCTSKRNGRIRSKICWAVRVHVKTIKFVNNVWDTFGYSYNVVIPVGIAALSMALLNLCNALRAMNFGLATMSIFVATSFLVYAVFGTICGQRVIDHSFNILYDAYCSSWYECPPEIQKFYILILQRATKHCTYSKKGIFVSSFEGLTSVKRDHARIIIHVSSNPASRKPASPFILDVQYDADAFYALPSSERISNRKNRRNASEKQTDS, via the exons ATGTTCGTGAACGGTCCCGACACCACGCTCCACAAACGGCTGTTCCTGCTGATGGGCCTATGGCCCACCGCCTATCCGCGGCTTCAGATCGCCCGGAAGCTCATCTTCTATCTGCTGACGCTGGCCGGCTTGCTCTCCGAG TTGTCACTGCTTTTCTCGCCCGAACATGATTTCAGCGACACGCTGTGCATCCTGTCGATTTTTCTAACGCATTTGATTGTCATGATCCAGTACATCAGCTACCATCTTTACGTTGGAAAC GTTAGAACAATGTTCGCCGGGATTCGACTCGACTGGGAATTAATGAAGGACAATACGGAGGACACGGAAGTATTACGTAAATATTCGAGCCGCGTGTGTGCATTAACTATAGGAATCGGAT TACTCAGCGCTTCGTGTTATTTCATCTTAATAAGAACGCCGACGTACTTCGTGTACCATATACCCGAAAGACTGGCACAGCTTTCTCTCTACTCTTACCTGGCCAAACATCTTGGACGTAAAATTTACAACCACGCCGTCGGCTTTTTCGCGGCTACGATCTTGGCCGTCACTGTCTACGTATGGATTGCGACGGAGACCTGTTTCCTTCTATTGTCGGAACACGCGTGCGCATTATTCAAAATCGTGGG GCGAATGTTGAAACACGTGCACGAGATAAGTTTCGGGAAAGATTGTACGTCGAAGCGAAACGGTAGAATCCGTTCGAAAATATGTTGGGCGGTTCGCGTGCACGTGAAGACAATCAA GTTCGTGAACAACGTGTGGGATACTTTCGGCTATAGTTACAACGTGGTAATTCCTGTCGGCATTGCTGCGCTGAGCATGGCTCTGCTGAAC CTGTGCAATGCTCTAAGAGCGATGAATTTCGGACTCGCAACGATGTCGATATTTGTGGCCACCTCTTTCCTCGTTTACGCAGTTTTCGGAACAATTTGTGGGCAAAGAGTGATCGATCATAGCTTTAATATTCTCTACGATGC ATACTGCTCAAGCTGGTACGAGTGCCCTCCCGAGATACAAAAGTTCTACATCTTAATTTTACAGCGAGCCACGAAACACTGCACGTACAGTAAGAAGGGCATCTTCGTGTCATCGTTCGAAGGGCTCACATCGGTAAAAAGAGATCACGCTCGTATTATTATTCACGTATCGTCGAATCCTGCGTCGCGTAAACCGGCGTCTCCTTTCATTTTAGATGTGCAATACGATGCTGACGCTTTTTATGCTCTTCCTTCATCTGAGAGAATAAGTAACAGAAAGAATCGACGCAACGCGAGCGAGAAGCAAACCGATAGTTAA